Proteins found in one Fusarium oxysporum Fo47 chromosome V, complete sequence genomic segment:
- a CDS encoding ribonuclease P 40kDa subunit: protein MFPAAAPSIYQSPKCFVSYGTMGYLDTKQAPRKGKPWTAVMSLDFIHKVDLILPSEAYDAACQQLSNAQNAPRYSKVVMSLGDILQGDFFTEYIKKGDIMMLSEGQTAVSTLFTLREGILTMFVDKETYERAGLVGKPYGAKGGRGSKPRWVVTYNLRDPSMLRGHKGYDRLIYACKSVFTQPMTWLFCNSTTQTPNPDPLQKFSPTACTSTSNISQDIAVLQPSLDVDPEVLSENDRESLEYFATEVYEWLSLIRLGSSRVEPRDSIDPYLSRYSVPGDDPKESKVCKLSWEGFMSAQWLRGLLMDVLVACPSRAWVSLSATSFSRSVSGNSDDLTILRPPSAAGRYLMWETKSSD from the exons ATGTTTCCAGCTGCTGCGCCGTCGATTTATCAATCGCCAAAATGTTTTGTTTCATACGGCACTATGGGTTACCTTGATACCAAGCAAGCTCCTCGCAAGGGCAAGCCTTGGACCGCAGTTATGTCGTTGGATTTCATTCATAAG GTTGATCTAATTCTACCTTCAGAGGCCTACGATGCTGCTTGTCAGCAGCTGAGCAACGCTCAAAATGCCCCTCGCTACTCAAAGGTAGTAATGTCGCTTGGAGATATTCTCCAAGGCGACTTTTTTACTGAGTACATCAAAAAGG GTGATATCATGATGCTCTCGGAGGGACAGACAGCGGTTAGCACACTATTTACCTTGCGCGAAG GTATATTAACCATGTTCGTGGACAAGGAGACGTATGAACGTGCAGGACTTGTTGGTAAACCATATGGTGCAAAGGGTGGGAGAGGGTCAAAACCACGTTGGG TGGTAACATACAACCTTAGAGATCCATCCATGCTTCGAGGACACAAAGGCTATGACAGGCTGATCTATGCCTGCAAGTCTGTCTTCACTCAACCCATGACATGGCTCTTCTGCAATAGCACAACCCAAA CCCCGAATCCTGATCCCCTGCAAAAGTTCTCTCCCACAGCTTGTACATCAACATCCAACATATCGCAGGATATCGCTGTTCTTCAACCAAGTCTCGATGTCGACCCAGAGGTTCTCTCTGAAAATGATCGCGAGTCTCTGGAATACTTTGCCACAGAAGTTTACGAGTGGCTCTCACTCATTCGCCTTGGTAGCTCGCGTGTGGAGCCTCGTGACAGCATCGACCCCTATCTTTCAAGGTATTCTGTGCCAGGCGACGATCCCAAGGAATCCAAGGTCTGCAAGTTGAGTTGGGAGGGTTTCATGTCAGCACAGTGGCTTCGTGGCTTGCTCATGGATGTGCTAGTTGCTTGTCCTTCGAGGGCATGGGTTTCCCTTAGTGCTacgagcttctcgagaagtGTATCTGGCAACAGTGATGACCTCACTATCCTGAGACCACCCAGCGCGGCCGGGAGGTATCTCATGTGGGAGACAAAATCGTCGGATTGA
- a CDS encoding S-adenosyl-L-methionine-dependent methyltransferase produces MDFLIKFAQAHETFRVPEIEALALVEGLDMKIVDYSQDSPFCIVHLDSVESAKRLAKRSILIQSIHELWGKGSTLDVLHESVKTNTSHVWDSYLGKSFKFDVDPYQGTRSAKKRIELINSFRFLGWTGPVKMTNPDNLFTIFEMWPYNSVPLNIPDPTMMYLARHVGNSSRELLVKFDLKKRGYISTTSMDSELALVTANLALAAPGKLFYDPFVGTGSFPIACAHFGALAFGSDIDGRSIRGEGGNKSLKGNFDQYGIGSCLGDVFSADLTNTPIRRHLRTWDGIVCDPPYGVREGLRVLGLRDPEKTPWLIEQGKQHGMHPTYVPPKKPYSFLVMLDDILTFAAETLVDEGRLSFWMPTANDEDQEIPVPSHPYMGVVSVCTQPFNKWSRRLITYRRLPDSQVSQEALEAYTNRQKLTLNGTSADELNPFRRGYFKKFEAEE; encoded by the exons ATGGATTTTCTCATCAAATTTGCTCAGGCGCATGAGACCTTTCGGGTCCCTGAGATCGAGGCTTTGGCCTTGGTTGAAGGCCTGGATATGAAAATAGTCGACTATAGCCAAGAC TCCCCATTTTGTATCGTGCACCTTGATTCGGTTGAATCGGCTAAGCGTCTGGCCAAGAGATCAATTCTCATTCAATCTATCCATGAGCTCTGGGGCAAAGGAAGCACACTGGATGTACTTCATGAATCAGTCAAGACAAACACATCTCATGTCTGGGATAGTTATCTTGGAAAATCATTCAAGTTCGATGTTGACCCATACCAAGGAACTCGTTCAGCCAAAAAGAGGATCGAACTTATCAACTCTTTCCGATTTCTGGGCTGGACTGGGCCTGTGAAAATGACCAACCCTGACAACTTGTTCACCATCTTCGAGATGTGGCCTTATAACAGCGTCCCCTTGAATATTCCGGACCCCACAATGATGTATCTCGCACGACATGTAGGGAACTCATCGCGAGAACTTTTGGTCAAGTTCGACCTCAAGAAGCGAGGATATATCTCAACGACGAGTATGGACTCTGAGCTCGCTCTCGTCACTGCCAACCTTGCACTCGCCGCCCCTGGCAAGCTATTCTATGATCCGTTCGTTGGAACTGGTTCCTTTCCCATCGCCTGTGCCCATTTCGGTGCCCTTGCATTCGGAAGCGATATCGATGGTCGAAGCATCCGCGGCGAGGGTGGCAACAAGAGTTTGAAAGGCAACTTTGACCAGTATGGCATTGGGTCTTGCTTAGGAGACGTATTCTCAGCCGACTTGACCAACACACCAATTAGGAGGCATCTTCGTACATGGGATGGAATTGTTTGTGATCCTCCATATGGCGTGAGAGAAGGGCTGAGGGTTCTTGGACTCCGTGACCCTGAGAAGACCCCCTGGTTGATAGAGCAGGGGAAGCAACATGGAATGCAC CCAACTTATGTGCCACCTAAGAAGCCTTATAGCTTTCTGGTGATGCTCGATGATATCTTGACTTTTGCAGCTGAGACTCTGGTGGATGAAGGGCGACTGTCATTCTGGATGCCAACAGCTAACGACGAAGACCAAGAGATTCCCGTACCTAGCCATCCTTACATGGGAGTTGTGTCTGTCTGTACCCAGCCGTTCAACAAGT GGTCAAGGAGACTCATCACCTACCGTCGGCTCCCCGACTCACAGGTCTCGCAAGAGGCCCTCGAGGCTTACACAAATCGACAGAAGCTCACATTGAACGGAACATCGGCAGACGAACTCAACCCGTTTCGACGTGGATATTTCAAAAAGTTCGAGGCCGAAGAATAA